The region TTTTGAATTTATAGTTAATAAAACTTTAAAAAGATTCAATAAATTGTTGTTGATGTAATTTATGATTACTTTCACGCACGAATTATTTTAGCTTAAAAAGACAAAGAATGAACAGTTTTGATTGGAAGAATTTAATAGACCCGCTTTTTTATATCCATTTTGATGTAAATGGAATAAAATTAGGTATTTACATCGTTTTATTTATTGTGTTTGCAGAAACGGGGCTTTTTGCCGGTTTCTTTTTGCCGGGGGACAGTTTGCTTTTCCTTGCGGGAATTTACAATAGAGAGTTAATAGAGAATATTTTATTCATAGAGAGTGATTTTGTAAATGTGACGCTTTTGGCTTCCATGGTGGCTGTGGCCGGTATTTTAGGGAATATGATAGGTTACTGGTTTGGTTCTAAAAGTGGATATTACTTATATAACAAGCAAGATTCATTTTGGTTTAAGAGAAAATACCTTGTTCAGTCTAAAGATTTTTTTGAAAGACACGGAGGAAGGGCAATTATTTTTGCCAGATTTTTACCTATTTTCAGAACTTTCGCTCCAATAGTAGCGGGAATTGTAAATATGGAAAGAAAGAAATTTATGTTTTATAACGTAGTGAGTTCTTTAGTTTGGTCTTTTACACTGATTTTTGCGGGACATTATTTATACGGTTTCTTACTTGACAGCTATCAAATCGATTTGAAAGAGCATATTGAGTTAATTGTTATAGGTTTGGTTGTTGTTACTCTTTTGCCAGTGATTCTTAAGTTTGCTAAAAAGACGCCTGCGCCTGAAGAAGATAAATAGAAAAATAATCGACTAAGATTGATTTAATATTGTTTATAAAAAAAGAAGCCGTCTCAAAACATAATTTGAGGCGGTTTTTTCATTTCTGTTAATTTGATTGATTTTTTACTCCTTTTGAAAAAAAGTCAAAATTGTGCTTAAGCGGCAATTTTCTTTCTTAAATTATGTCCTAAAGCCATTAATCCGAACTCTAATTCTGCTTTTTGAAGTCCTTTTAGAGAAAATCGTCTAAATCCATTGTTATGCTTGAGTTGAGCAAAGACTGGTTCTACATCGGCAGTGCGTTGTTTTCTTTTTTGGATTCCTGTTTCACTTAGTAGTAACTCTCTTGTTCTTTGTTTGTGTCTTTCAAGGTTGTGGTTTCGCTCAATGCTTCTGCTTCCTTTGGCTTTAAAACATTTCCCTCGTAGTGGGCAACCCTCACAGTTCTTTGCTTGATAATGACTCAATGATTGTTCGTACCCTGCTTCGGTGGTACGCTTGCTTTGATGGGTTTTGTGCATTTTTTGCCCCATTGGACAAACATAATAATCTTCTTCTGGATTATAATAGAGATTTTCTTTGCTAAATGGTTTGTTCTTTTTTTGGTAGTTCTTGTCTTGCTCTTTATCAAAAGTATTGTATTTCACGTAAGCGGTAAGCTCTTTTTCTTGTAGATAATTATAGTTTTCTTCACTGCCATAACCTGCATCGGCTGTTATTTCTTTCAATTGCTGAAGTGCTTCTTTCCCAAAGGTTTTTTCAAAATTTTCTAAATGAGGTTTCAGGGTTTTAGTATCGGTTGGGTTTTGATGAATGGTATAATGAACGATGATTTGATTCTCGGTTGATATTTGGGTGTTATAAGCCGGCTTGAGTTGTCCGTTTCGCATATGGTCTTCTTTCATACGCATAAATGTGGCTTCTGTATCGCGGTTTTACTGTAGCTGTTGCGTTCTGCTAAAATAGCTTCTTGCTGCTCGTATTTTTCTAAATTGGCTACAAAATTATTTTTGATGTAGCGTAATTTGGCTTTTGATTTGGAACTGGCTTTTTCGTTTCCAGAGAGTTTGGCGTCTATTTTGGCAACGGTTTTTTCAATCACCTCTTTGCTAATTTCCTTAAACTCGGTTGGCTCTGGATCAGGGTTGTCATCATTATCAATACTTTGGGCATAATTCCATAAATCTTCTAACTGGGTAAGCATTTTAGCTTTGTTGGTTTTAATGCTTTTGCCCCAAACAAAAGTATAGCGACCCGCTTGGGCTTCTATTTTCGTACCATCAGTATAGATTTGCTTGAGCGTAATTAACCCTTCTGATGCCAACATCAACACTACTTGTTTGAAGATTTCTTTAAAACTGTCTTTTAGTTTATTGCTCCTAAAACGGTTAATGGTATTGTGATCGACAATGGTCATTGAGGTTAACCACATAAAGTTGATATTCTCACGAAGGGCCAATTCTATTTTGCGAGAGGAATAAACATTGGTCATATAGGCATACAACATCACTTTAAGCAACATCTTTGGATGATAGCCTGGATTACCTTCTTTGCTGTAAGCTTTTAAAAGTGGTTGGATGTTAATCGACTCCACTACGTAGTCAACTACTCGAACAGGATGTTTCTCTGGAATTAAGTCGTCAAACGAATAAGGCAAAAGCACCGTTTGTTGTTGGTTATAATGCTTGAATTTCATATTTAATATCTGTAAATCAATACTTAAAAATACGAAATAACCTATACAAAAACAAATGTAAGCATAAAAAACCGCCTCAGTTTTGAGACGGCTTCTTTTTTATTTAGAAAGGATTGATGTTACATCATTCCTGGCATTCCGCCACCCATTGGCATTCCGCCAGCGTTTTCTTCTTTAATATCGATTAATGCACATTCAGTAGTTAATATCATTCCGGCAACAGATGCTGCATTTTCTAATGCTACACGAGTTACTTTCTTAGGATCGATAATTCCAGCTTTTAGCATGTCTACATATTCGTCAGTTTTAGCGTTGTAACCATAGTCGTCTTTTCCTTCGGCTACTTTTGCAACAACAACTGAACCTTCAAGACCTGCATTTTCAACGATAGTTCTTAGTGGAGATTCTACTGCACGTGAAATAATTTGAATTCCGGTTGCTTCGTCAGCATTGTCAGCTTTTAAGTCAGCTAAAGCATTTTTAGCTCTTAACAAAGCAACGCCTCCTCCAGCAACAATTCCTTCTTCAACAGCTGCGCGAGTAGCGTGTAAAGCATCGTCAACTCTGTCTTTTTTCTCTTTCATTTCCACTTCAGAAGCAGCACCAACATAAAGAACGGCAACACCTCCGGCTAATTTAGCTAAACGCTCTTGTAATTTCTCTTTGTCATAATCAGAAGTTGTAGCTTCCATTTGACCTTTGATTTGGTTTACGCGATTTTTGATTGTATCCGCTTCTCCAGCTCCACTTACAATCGTTGTATTATCTTTGTCGATCGTTACTCTTTTTGCAGTACCTAACATTTCGATGGTTGTGTTTTCCAAAGTATAACCTCTTTCTTCAGAAATTACAGTTCCACCAGTTAAGATAGCGATATCTTCCAACATTGCTTTTCTTCTGTCTCCAAAACCAGGTGCTTTTACGGCAGCAATTTTTAAGGCACCACGCAATTTATTTACAACTAAAGTTGATAAGGCTTCACCATCAACGTCTTCAGCAATGATTAATAAGGGTTTTCCTGATTGAGCAACTGGCTCTAAAACAGGAAGTAGTTCTTTTAAAGAAGAAACTTTTTTGTCATACAATAAAATGTAAGGGCTTTCTAGTTCTGCTTCCATTTTTTCAGGATTGGTAACAAAATAAGGAGAAAGATATCCTCTGTCAAATTGCATTCCTTCTACAACATCAACAAATGTATCTGTTCCTTTAGCTTCTTCAACAGTAATTACTCCTTCTTTACCCACTTTTGCAAAAGCATTAGCAATTAATTCGCCAATTACTTCGTCGTTGTTTGCTGAGATAGCTGCGATTTGTTTGATTTTATCAGAATCACTTCCTACTACTTTAGCTTGTTTTGCAAGATCAGCAACAATAGCTTCAACTGCTTTGTCAATTCCTCTTTTCAAGTCCATTGGATTTGCTCCAGCAGCAACGTTTTTTAAACCTTCTTTTACGATAGCTTGTGCTAAAACAGTAGCAGTTGTAGTTCCGTCTCCGGCTAAATCATTGGTTTTAGAAGCGACTTCTTTTACCATTTGAGCACCCATGTTTTCCAATGGATCTTTCAATTCGATTTCTTTTGCAACCGAAACTCCATCTTTAGTAACTGTTGGACCACCAAAAGATTTTCCAATGATTACGTTACGACCTTTTGGTCCCAGCGTTACTTTTACTGCATTAGCCAATGCATCCACACCACGTTTTAATCCGTCACGTGCTTCTATATCAAATTTTATGTCTTTTGCCATTTTTCTTTTTGTTTAATGTTTAATTTGTTTAAAGTTTCAAGTTGCCTTGATACTTAATTCTTCGTACTTAAAACTATTTAGATGATCGCTAATATATCGTCTTCTCTCATTATCAAGTAATCTTTTCCTTCTAATTTCAATTCAGTACCGGCGTATTTTCCATAAAGGACACTATCACCTATTTTAACGGTCATTGCATGTTCTTTGGTTCCGTTTCCTACGGCAACAACAGTTCCTTTTTGTGGTTTCTCTTTAGCTGTATCTGGAATAAAAATCCCTGACGCAGTTTTGGTTTCAGCAGCCGCTGGTTCTATAAGAACTCGGTCAGAAAGTGGTTTAATGTTTAAAGCCATGATTTTATTTTTTTAATTTTATGAATGCTGTTTAGATTTCAGAAATTATGCCATTCTCCCAAAGGTGACATTTTTTCCTATAAAAAATGCCAGCTTTGACAGGCTGGCACTTTGTATATATTTGTAATTAAACTATTTTGCAGGATTTGCAGGAGCGTTTTGCACAGGAGCAGCAGTTTCTGTTTTTTCAATAATTTTAGAATCAGTATCGCTTAATGTTCCTGTAAAGCTTAAGCTAGAAAGTAATATTAAGGCGATTAAAATAGTTGCTAGGGTCCAAGTACTTTTGTCTAAAAAGTCAGTTGTTTTTTGTACACCACCCATTTGAGTTGAACCTCCTAATGTAGAAGAAAGTCCGCCACCTTTAGGATTTTGAACCATTATAACTACGATTAATAGAAAACAAACTATAGTTATTAAAACTAAAAAAATTGAAAATGTGCTCATTGTTTATTTAATTATTTTGTTGTAAAATCTTTATATCCGAGATGCGGTCTGCAAAGAAACTACTTTTTTCTGGATATTTCAAAATTAATATTTCATAAGCTTGAATCGCTTTTTGATATTTTTTTTGTTCTAAATAGACTCTAGCCAGAGTTTCAGTCATCAGATGGCTATTGTCGTCTTTGTTAATGTCAATGTGAATTACGGGTGAAGCACCATTCTTGACCGGTGAAATCTTTGGACTTGTCTCAATAAATTTGTCTATCAATTCTGCTTTTTTCTTTTTCTCTTCATTTTCGAATGCAGATTTGGCAGGACTAACAGTTTCAACTTCTCTAATTATAGGCTGAGTACTGGAAAGTTGAAGCCATTCTTGGAAAGAATGCGTTTCTTTTTTTGAAAAGTCTAAAGGTTTTCCAATGGACAGTTTGTCTTCAATTTCAGTAGATTCTTTTTTAGTCTCTACAGTTTGAGCTTCCTTGATAGAAGTCAGAATGGATTGTTCTAAGGGAGTTGCCTTAACTTCTGGTTTTTTCTCTGGTACAAACTCGGTACTATCAATTACTTTTATGTCAAGAAGTTCAAGCGCTTTTTTATCGAATATTTTTTTCTCAATAGCAATGAAATGATCAGATGTTATGAAGTCAAACAAAACGGCTCTATCAGTGGTATAAGCCGCCGTTACTTTTAAAGCTTGATTGTACTTAAAACTATTTTGATTGTAAAGCCCTTTTAGTCTCAAAGCTCTTGCACTTTGAAAAAAAGGGAACTCTTCCAAGACATTTTCCAAGTCCAGCGTTTGCTTCTCGGTTATTGTGTCTGGTTTGTTAATTAAATAAGTATAATCGGTTACATTCATAAAGAGGATTCGTTTGTTTGGTTATTCGTTGATTTGTTTTCGGATTAAGCAAATAAACAAATCAACACATTCTTTACCATTTAGCCAGTGATTCGTTAAAAATGTCTTGGGTAATTCTGTCAAAAATATCTTTTAAAGCTGAATTCAATGTTGCGCCTGAAAGTTGTTGATTTGCAGGATAATCGTAATAAAATT is a window of Flavobacterium acetivorans DNA encoding:
- a CDS encoding DedA family protein — its product is MNSFDWKNLIDPLFYIHFDVNGIKLGIYIVLFIVFAETGLFAGFFLPGDSLLFLAGIYNRELIENILFIESDFVNVTLLASMVAVAGILGNMIGYWFGSKSGYYLYNKQDSFWFKRKYLVQSKDFFERHGGRAIIFARFLPIFRTFAPIVAGIVNMERKKFMFYNVVSSLVWSFTLIFAGHYLYGFLLDSYQIDLKEHIELIVIGLVVVTLLPVILKFAKKTPAPEEDK
- the groL gene encoding chaperonin GroEL (60 kDa chaperone family; promotes refolding of misfolded polypeptides especially under stressful conditions; forms two stacked rings of heptamers to form a barrel-shaped 14mer; ends can be capped by GroES; misfolded proteins enter the barrel where they are refolded when GroES binds), which encodes MAKDIKFDIEARDGLKRGVDALANAVKVTLGPKGRNVIIGKSFGGPTVTKDGVSVAKEIELKDPLENMGAQMVKEVASKTNDLAGDGTTTATVLAQAIVKEGLKNVAAGANPMDLKRGIDKAVEAIVADLAKQAKVVGSDSDKIKQIAAISANNDEVIGELIANAFAKVGKEGVITVEEAKGTDTFVDVVEGMQFDRGYLSPYFVTNPEKMEAELESPYILLYDKKVSSLKELLPVLEPVAQSGKPLLIIAEDVDGEALSTLVVNKLRGALKIAAVKAPGFGDRRKAMLEDIAILTGGTVISEERGYTLENTTIEMLGTAKRVTIDKDNTTIVSGAGEADTIKNRVNQIKGQMEATTSDYDKEKLQERLAKLAGGVAVLYVGAASEVEMKEKKDRVDDALHATRAAVEEGIVAGGGVALLRAKNALADLKADNADEATGIQIISRAVESPLRTIVENAGLEGSVVVAKVAEGKDDYGYNAKTDEYVDMLKAGIIDPKKVTRVALENAASVAGMILTTECALIDIKEENAGGMPMGGGMPGMM
- a CDS encoding co-chaperone GroES, producing the protein MALNIKPLSDRVLIEPAAAETKTASGIFIPDTAKEKPQKGTVVAVGNGTKEHAMTVKIGDSVLYGKYAGTELKLEGKDYLIMREDDILAII
- the secG gene encoding preprotein translocase subunit SecG, with protein sequence MSTFSIFLVLITIVCFLLIVVIMVQNPKGGGLSSTLGGSTQMGGVQKTTDFLDKSTWTLATILIALILLSSLSFTGTLSDTDSKIIEKTETAAPVQNAPANPAK
- a CDS encoding tetratricopeptide repeat protein gives rise to the protein MNVTDYTYLINKPDTITEKQTLDLENVLEEFPFFQSARALRLKGLYNQNSFKYNQALKVTAAYTTDRAVLFDFITSDHFIAIEKKIFDKKALELLDIKVIDSTEFVPEKKPEVKATPLEQSILTSIKEAQTVETKKESTEIEDKLSIGKPLDFSKKETHSFQEWLQLSSTQPIIREVETVSPAKSAFENEEKKKKAELIDKFIETSPKISPVKNGASPVIHIDINKDDNSHLMTETLARVYLEQKKYQKAIQAYEILILKYPEKSSFFADRISDIKILQQNN